Proteins encoded together in one Dasypus novemcinctus isolate mDasNov1 chromosome 9, mDasNov1.1.hap2, whole genome shotgun sequence window:
- the SRRM1 gene encoding serine/arginine repetitive matrix protein 1 isoform X3: MDAGFFRGTSAEQDNRFSNKQKKLLKQLKFAECLEKKVDMSKVNLEVIKPWITKRVTEILGFEDDVVIEFIFNQLEVKNPDSKMMQINLTGFLNGKNAREFMGELWPLLLSAQENIAGIPSAFLELKKEEIKQRQIEQEKLASMKKQDEDKDKRDKEEKESSREKRERSRSPRRRKSRSPSPRRRSSPVRRERKRSHSRSPRHRTKSRSPSPAPEKKEKTPELPEPSVKVKEPSVQEATSTSDILKVPKPEPVPEPKEPSPEKISKKEKEKEKTRPRSRSRSKSRSRSRSRSPSHTRPRRRHRSRSRSYSPRRRPSPRRRPSPRRRTPPRRMPPPPRHRRSRSPVRRRRRSSASLSGSSSSSSSSRSRSPPKKPPKRTSSPPRKTRRLSPSASPPRRRHRPSPPATPPPKTRHSPTPQQSNRTRKSRVSVSPGRTSGKVTKHKGTEKRESPSPAPKPRKVELSESEDKGGKMAAADSVQQRRQYRRQNQQSSSDSGSSSSSEDERPKRSHVKNGEVGRRRRHSPSRSASPSPRKRQKETSPRMQMGKRWQSPMTKSSRRRRSPSPPPTRRRRSPSPAPPRRRRSPTPPPRRRTPSPPPRRRSPSPRRYSPPIQRRYSPSPPPKRRTASPPPPPKRRPSPSPPPKRRVSHSPPPKQRSSPVTKRRSPSLSSKHRKGSSPSRSTRETRSPQPNKRHSPSPRPRAPQTTSSPPPIRRGASSSPQRRQSPSPSTRPIRRVSRTPEPKKTKKAASPSPQSVRRVSSSRSVSGSPEPAPKKPQAPPSPVQSQSPSTNWSPAVPVKKAKSPTPSPSPARNSDQEVGGKKKKKKKDKKHKKEKKHKKHKKHKKEKAVAAAAAATVIPAAVAAPTTTTAQEEAEAEPEPKKETESEAEDNLDDLEKHLREKALRSMRKAQVSPQS, translated from the exons AATCCAGACTCCAAAATGATGCAAATCAACCTGACTGGGTTTTTGAATGGAAAAAATGCTAGAGAATTTATGGGAGAACTGTGGCCCCTGCTGTTAAGTGCACAAGAAAACATTGCTGGAATTCCTTCTGCTTTCCTAGaactgaagaaggaagaaataaaacagagacAG ATTGAACAAGAAAAATTGGCATCTATGAAAAAGCAAGATGAAGACAAAGATAagagagataaagaagaaaaagaaagcagcagagaaaaaagggaaaggtCTCGAAGCCCAAGAAG ACGCAAATCCAGATCTCCTTCCCCTAGAAGACGATCTTCCCctgtcaggagagagagaaagcgcAGTCATTCTCGATCTCCCCGCCACAGAACCAAGAGCCGGAGTCCTTCCCCTGCTccagaaaagaaggagaaaactCCAGAGCTCCCAGAACCTTCAGTGAAAGTAAAAGAACCTTCAGTACAAGAAGCCACTTCTACTAG TGACATCCTGAAAGTTCCCAAGCCTGAACCTGTACCAGAACCTAAAGAACCTTCTccagaaaaaatttccaaaaaggaaaaggaaaaggagaagactCGGCCAAGATCTCGGTCACGTTCTAAATCAAGATCACGGTCCCGGTCCCGCTCTCCATCTCATACTCGACCTAGACGGCGCCATAGATCCCGATCAAG ATCATATTCACCTAGAAGGCGGCCAAGCCCAAGAAGGCGGCCTTCTCCTCGAAGAAGAACTCCACCAAGACGAATGCCTCCTCCGCCACGGCATAGAAGGAGTAGATCTCCAGTGAGACg AAGAAGGCGCTCATCAGCATCCTTGTCTGGGAGTAGCTCATCGTCATCTTCGTCTCGTTCCCGGTCACCACCAAAGAAGCCTCCCAAGAGGACATCAAGTCCCCCTCGAAAAACTCGTAGGTTATCTCCTTCAGCAAGTCCTCCAAGGCGAAGGCACCGGCCTTCACCTCCAGCAACTCCACCACCAAAAACTCGACATTCCCCAACACCCCAGCAGTCAAACCGTACCAGAAAAAGTCGTGTTTCTGTCTCTCCTGGGAGAACTTCAGGTAAAG tgaCAAAACATAAAGGTACTGAGAAAAGAGAGTCTCCTTCACCAGCACCCAAGCCTAGAAAAGTAGAGTTATCTGAATCTG AAGATAAAGGTGGCAAAATGGCAGCAGCAGACTCTGTACAGCAGAGACGCCAATACAGACGACAAAACCAGCAGTCTTCATCTG ACTCCggctcttcctcctcctcagaaGATGAGCGACCCAAGAGGTCCCATGTGAAGAACGGTGAGGTAGGCAGACGGCGGAGACATTCCCCTTCCCGGAGTGCCTCTCCATCACCACGAAAGCGCCAGAAAGAGACTTCCCCTCG GATGCAGATGGGAAAGCGATGGCAATCGCCAATGACTAAAAG TAGTAGACGGAGGAGAAgtccctccccaccacccaccagAAGGCGACGTTCTCCTTCTCCGGCTCCTCCTCGGCGGCGCAGATCTCCCACACCACCACCACGACGAAG gactccttctcctcccccacgTCGGCGCTCACCTTCCCCAAGAAGATACTCTCCTCCAATACAGAGGAGATATTCTCCTTCTCCACCTCCAAAGAGAAGAACagcttctccccctccccctcctaaacGAAGGCCATCACCATCTCCACCGCCAAAGCGTAGGGTCTCCCATTCTCCACCTCCCAAACAAAGAAGTTCCCCAGTCACCAAGAGACGTTCACCTTCATTGTCATCAAAGCATAGAAAAGGGTCTTCCCCAAGCCGATCTACCAGGGAGACCCGATCTCCACAACCAAACAAAAGGCATTCGCCCTCACCACGGCCTCGAGCTCCTCAAACCACCTCAAGCCCTCCTCCCATTCGAAGAGGAGCATCATCATCACCCCAAAGAAGGCAGTCCCCATCTCCAAGTACTAGGCCCATTAGGAGAGTCTCCAGGACTCCGGAacccaaaaagacaaaaaa GGCTGCCTCACCAAGCCCTCAATCTGTAAGGAGGGTCTCATCCTCTCGATCTGTCTCAGGATCTCCTGAGCCAGCACCTAAAAAACCCCAGGCACCTCCATCTCCTGTCCAGTCTCAGTCACCTTCTACAAACTGGTCACCAGCAGTACCAGTCAAAAAGGCTAAAAGCCCAACACCAAGCCCATCTCCAGCAAGG AATTCGGACCAAGAAGTaggtggaaagaaaaagaagaaaaagaaggacaaGAAACATAAAAAGGAGAAGAAGCACAAGAAGCACAAAAAACACAAGAAGGAAAAGGCTGTAGCTGCAGCTGCTGCAGCTACTGTAATCCCTGCAGCGGTTGCTGCTCCCACAACTACAACAGCACAGGAAGAAGCAGAGGCAGAGCCAGAGCCTAAAAAG gagactgaaagtgaagcTGAAGATAACCTTGATGACTTAGAAAAGCACCTGCGTGAAAAGGCCCTGAGATCAATGCGGAAGGCTCAAGTGTCCCCACAGTCTTAG
- the SRRM1 gene encoding serine/arginine repetitive matrix protein 1 isoform X27, with translation MDAGFFRGTSAEQDNRFSNKQKKLLKQLKFAECLEKKVDMSKVNLEVIKPWITKRVTEILGFEDDVVIEFIFNQLEVKNPDSKMMQINLTGFLNGKNAREFMGELWPLLLSAQENIAGIPSAFLELKKEEIKQRQIEQEKLASMKKQDEDKDKRDKEEKESSREKRERSRSPRRTKSRSPSPAPEKKEKTPELPEPSVKVKEPSVQEATSTSDILKVPKPEPVPEPKEPSPEKISKKEKEKEKTRPRSRSRSKSRSRSRSRSPSHTRPRRRHRSRSRSYSPRRRPSPRRRPSPRRRTPPRRMPPPPRHRRSRSPVRRRRRSSASLSGSSSSSSSSRSRSPPKKPPKRTSSPPRKTRRLSPSASPPRRRHRPSPPATPPPKTRHSPTPQQSNRTRKSRVSVSPGRTSVTKHKGTEKRESPSPAPKPRKVELSESEEDKGGKMAAADSVQQRRQYRRQNQQSSSDSGSSSSSEDERPKRSHVKNGEVGRRRRHSPSRSASPSPRKRQKETSPRMQMGKRWQSPMTKSRRRRSPSPPPTRRRRSPSPAPPRRRRSPTPPPRRRTPSPPPRRRSPSPRRYSPPIQRRYSPSPPPKRRTASPPPPPKRRPSPSPPPKRRVSHSPPPKQRSSPVTKRRSPSLSSKHRKGSSPSRSTRETRSPQPNKRHSPSPRPRAPQTTSSPPPIRRGASSSPQRRQSPSPSTRPIRRVSRTPEPKKTKKAASPSPQSVRRVSSSRSVSGSPEPAPKKPQAPPSPVQSQSPSTNWSPAVPVKKAKSPTPSPSPARNSDQEVGGKKKKKKKDKKHKKEKKHKKHKKHKKEKAVAAAAAATVIPAAVAAPTTTTAQEEAEAEPEPKKETESEAEDNLDDLEKHLREKALRSMRKAQVSPQS, from the exons AATCCAGACTCCAAAATGATGCAAATCAACCTGACTGGGTTTTTGAATGGAAAAAATGCTAGAGAATTTATGGGAGAACTGTGGCCCCTGCTGTTAAGTGCACAAGAAAACATTGCTGGAATTCCTTCTGCTTTCCTAGaactgaagaaggaagaaataaaacagagacAG ATTGAACAAGAAAAATTGGCATCTATGAAAAAGCAAGATGAAGACAAAGATAagagagataaagaagaaaaagaaagcagcagagaaaaaagggaaaggtCTCGAAGCCCAAGAAG AACCAAGAGCCGGAGTCCTTCCCCTGCTccagaaaagaaggagaaaactCCAGAGCTCCCAGAACCTTCAGTGAAAGTAAAAGAACCTTCAGTACAAGAAGCCACTTCTACTAG TGACATCCTGAAAGTTCCCAAGCCTGAACCTGTACCAGAACCTAAAGAACCTTCTccagaaaaaatttccaaaaaggaaaaggaaaaggagaagactCGGCCAAGATCTCGGTCACGTTCTAAATCAAGATCACGGTCCCGGTCCCGCTCTCCATCTCATACTCGACCTAGACGGCGCCATAGATCCCGATCAAG ATCATATTCACCTAGAAGGCGGCCAAGCCCAAGAAGGCGGCCTTCTCCTCGAAGAAGAACTCCACCAAGACGAATGCCTCCTCCGCCACGGCATAGAAGGAGTAGATCTCCAGTGAGACg AAGAAGGCGCTCATCAGCATCCTTGTCTGGGAGTAGCTCATCGTCATCTTCGTCTCGTTCCCGGTCACCACCAAAGAAGCCTCCCAAGAGGACATCAAGTCCCCCTCGAAAAACTCGTAGGTTATCTCCTTCAGCAAGTCCTCCAAGGCGAAGGCACCGGCCTTCACCTCCAGCAACTCCACCACCAAAAACTCGACATTCCCCAACACCCCAGCAGTCAAACCGTACCAGAAAAAGTCGTGTTTCTGTCTCTCCTGGGAGAACTTCAG tgaCAAAACATAAAGGTACTGAGAAAAGAGAGTCTCCTTCACCAGCACCCAAGCCTAGAAAAGTAGAGTTATCTGAATCTG AAGAAGATAAAGGTGGCAAAATGGCAGCAGCAGACTCTGTACAGCAGAGACGCCAATACAGACGACAAAACCAGCAGTCTTCATCTG ACTCCggctcttcctcctcctcagaaGATGAGCGACCCAAGAGGTCCCATGTGAAGAACGGTGAGGTAGGCAGACGGCGGAGACATTCCCCTTCCCGGAGTGCCTCTCCATCACCACGAAAGCGCCAGAAAGAGACTTCCCCTCG GATGCAGATGGGAAAGCGATGGCAATCGCCAATGACTAAAAG TAGACGGAGGAGAAgtccctccccaccacccaccagAAGGCGACGTTCTCCTTCTCCGGCTCCTCCTCGGCGGCGCAGATCTCCCACACCACCACCACGACGAAG gactccttctcctcccccacgTCGGCGCTCACCTTCCCCAAGAAGATACTCTCCTCCAATACAGAGGAGATATTCTCCTTCTCCACCTCCAAAGAGAAGAACagcttctccccctccccctcctaaacGAAGGCCATCACCATCTCCACCGCCAAAGCGTAGGGTCTCCCATTCTCCACCTCCCAAACAAAGAAGTTCCCCAGTCACCAAGAGACGTTCACCTTCATTGTCATCAAAGCATAGAAAAGGGTCTTCCCCAAGCCGATCTACCAGGGAGACCCGATCTCCACAACCAAACAAAAGGCATTCGCCCTCACCACGGCCTCGAGCTCCTCAAACCACCTCAAGCCCTCCTCCCATTCGAAGAGGAGCATCATCATCACCCCAAAGAAGGCAGTCCCCATCTCCAAGTACTAGGCCCATTAGGAGAGTCTCCAGGACTCCGGAacccaaaaagacaaaaaa GGCTGCCTCACCAAGCCCTCAATCTGTAAGGAGGGTCTCATCCTCTCGATCTGTCTCAGGATCTCCTGAGCCAGCACCTAAAAAACCCCAGGCACCTCCATCTCCTGTCCAGTCTCAGTCACCTTCTACAAACTGGTCACCAGCAGTACCAGTCAAAAAGGCTAAAAGCCCAACACCAAGCCCATCTCCAGCAAGG AATTCGGACCAAGAAGTaggtggaaagaaaaagaagaaaaagaaggacaaGAAACATAAAAAGGAGAAGAAGCACAAGAAGCACAAAAAACACAAGAAGGAAAAGGCTGTAGCTGCAGCTGCTGCAGCTACTGTAATCCCTGCAGCGGTTGCTGCTCCCACAACTACAACAGCACAGGAAGAAGCAGAGGCAGAGCCAGAGCCTAAAAAG gagactgaaagtgaagcTGAAGATAACCTTGATGACTTAGAAAAGCACCTGCGTGAAAAGGCCCTGAGATCAATGCGGAAGGCTCAAGTGTCCCCACAGTCTTAG
- the SRRM1 gene encoding serine/arginine repetitive matrix protein 1 isoform X2, which translates to MDAGFFRGTSAEQDNRFSNKQKKLLKQLKFAECLEKKVDMSKVNLEVIKPWITKRVTEILGFEDDVVIEFIFNQLEVKNPDSKMMQINLTGFLNGKNAREFMGELWPLLLSAQENIAGIPSAFLELKKEEIKQRQIEQEKLASMKKQDEDKDKRDKEEKESSREKRERSRSPRRRKSRSPSPRRRSSPVRRERKRSHSRSPRHRTKSRSPSPAPEKKEKTPELPEPSVKVKEPSVQEATSTSDILKVPKPEPVPEPKEPSPEKISKKEKEKEKTRPRSRSRSKSRSRSRSRSPSHTRPRRRHRSRSRSYSPRRRPSPRRRPSPRRRTPPRRMPPPPRHRRSRSPVRRRRRSSASLSGSSSSSSSSRSRSPPKKPPKRTSSPPRKTRRLSPSASPPRRRHRPSPPATPPPKTRHSPTPQQSNRTRKSRVSVSPGRTSGKVTKHKGTEKRESPSPAPKPRKVELSESEEDKGGKMAAADSVQQRRQYRRQNQQSSSDSGSSSSSEDERPKRSHVKNGEVGRRRRHSPSRSASPSPRKRQKETSPRMQMGKRWQSPMTKSRRRRSPSPPPTRRRRSPSPAPPRRRRSPTPPPRRRTPSPPPRRRSPSPRRYSPPIQRRYSPSPPPKRRTASPPPPPKRRPSPSPPPKRRVSHSPPPKQRSSPVTKRRSPSLSSKHRKGSSPSRSTRETRSPQPNKRHSPSPRPRAPQTTSSPPPIRRGASSSPQRRQSPSPSTRPIRRVSRTPEPKKTKKAASPSPQSVRRVSSSRSVSGSPEPAPKKPQAPPSPVQSQSPSTNWSPAVPVKKAKSPTPSPSPARNSDQEVGGKKKKKKKDKKHKKEKKHKKHKKHKKEKAVAAAAAATVIPAAVAAPTTTTAQEEAEAEPEPKKETESEAEDNLDDLEKHLREKALRSMRKAQVSPQS; encoded by the exons AATCCAGACTCCAAAATGATGCAAATCAACCTGACTGGGTTTTTGAATGGAAAAAATGCTAGAGAATTTATGGGAGAACTGTGGCCCCTGCTGTTAAGTGCACAAGAAAACATTGCTGGAATTCCTTCTGCTTTCCTAGaactgaagaaggaagaaataaaacagagacAG ATTGAACAAGAAAAATTGGCATCTATGAAAAAGCAAGATGAAGACAAAGATAagagagataaagaagaaaaagaaagcagcagagaaaaaagggaaaggtCTCGAAGCCCAAGAAG ACGCAAATCCAGATCTCCTTCCCCTAGAAGACGATCTTCCCctgtcaggagagagagaaagcgcAGTCATTCTCGATCTCCCCGCCACAGAACCAAGAGCCGGAGTCCTTCCCCTGCTccagaaaagaaggagaaaactCCAGAGCTCCCAGAACCTTCAGTGAAAGTAAAAGAACCTTCAGTACAAGAAGCCACTTCTACTAG TGACATCCTGAAAGTTCCCAAGCCTGAACCTGTACCAGAACCTAAAGAACCTTCTccagaaaaaatttccaaaaaggaaaaggaaaaggagaagactCGGCCAAGATCTCGGTCACGTTCTAAATCAAGATCACGGTCCCGGTCCCGCTCTCCATCTCATACTCGACCTAGACGGCGCCATAGATCCCGATCAAG ATCATATTCACCTAGAAGGCGGCCAAGCCCAAGAAGGCGGCCTTCTCCTCGAAGAAGAACTCCACCAAGACGAATGCCTCCTCCGCCACGGCATAGAAGGAGTAGATCTCCAGTGAGACg AAGAAGGCGCTCATCAGCATCCTTGTCTGGGAGTAGCTCATCGTCATCTTCGTCTCGTTCCCGGTCACCACCAAAGAAGCCTCCCAAGAGGACATCAAGTCCCCCTCGAAAAACTCGTAGGTTATCTCCTTCAGCAAGTCCTCCAAGGCGAAGGCACCGGCCTTCACCTCCAGCAACTCCACCACCAAAAACTCGACATTCCCCAACACCCCAGCAGTCAAACCGTACCAGAAAAAGTCGTGTTTCTGTCTCTCCTGGGAGAACTTCAGGTAAAG tgaCAAAACATAAAGGTACTGAGAAAAGAGAGTCTCCTTCACCAGCACCCAAGCCTAGAAAAGTAGAGTTATCTGAATCTG AAGAAGATAAAGGTGGCAAAATGGCAGCAGCAGACTCTGTACAGCAGAGACGCCAATACAGACGACAAAACCAGCAGTCTTCATCTG ACTCCggctcttcctcctcctcagaaGATGAGCGACCCAAGAGGTCCCATGTGAAGAACGGTGAGGTAGGCAGACGGCGGAGACATTCCCCTTCCCGGAGTGCCTCTCCATCACCACGAAAGCGCCAGAAAGAGACTTCCCCTCG GATGCAGATGGGAAAGCGATGGCAATCGCCAATGACTAAAAG TAGACGGAGGAGAAgtccctccccaccacccaccagAAGGCGACGTTCTCCTTCTCCGGCTCCTCCTCGGCGGCGCAGATCTCCCACACCACCACCACGACGAAG gactccttctcctcccccacgTCGGCGCTCACCTTCCCCAAGAAGATACTCTCCTCCAATACAGAGGAGATATTCTCCTTCTCCACCTCCAAAGAGAAGAACagcttctccccctccccctcctaaacGAAGGCCATCACCATCTCCACCGCCAAAGCGTAGGGTCTCCCATTCTCCACCTCCCAAACAAAGAAGTTCCCCAGTCACCAAGAGACGTTCACCTTCATTGTCATCAAAGCATAGAAAAGGGTCTTCCCCAAGCCGATCTACCAGGGAGACCCGATCTCCACAACCAAACAAAAGGCATTCGCCCTCACCACGGCCTCGAGCTCCTCAAACCACCTCAAGCCCTCCTCCCATTCGAAGAGGAGCATCATCATCACCCCAAAGAAGGCAGTCCCCATCTCCAAGTACTAGGCCCATTAGGAGAGTCTCCAGGACTCCGGAacccaaaaagacaaaaaa GGCTGCCTCACCAAGCCCTCAATCTGTAAGGAGGGTCTCATCCTCTCGATCTGTCTCAGGATCTCCTGAGCCAGCACCTAAAAAACCCCAGGCACCTCCATCTCCTGTCCAGTCTCAGTCACCTTCTACAAACTGGTCACCAGCAGTACCAGTCAAAAAGGCTAAAAGCCCAACACCAAGCCCATCTCCAGCAAGG AATTCGGACCAAGAAGTaggtggaaagaaaaagaagaaaaagaaggacaaGAAACATAAAAAGGAGAAGAAGCACAAGAAGCACAAAAAACACAAGAAGGAAAAGGCTGTAGCTGCAGCTGCTGCAGCTACTGTAATCCCTGCAGCGGTTGCTGCTCCCACAACTACAACAGCACAGGAAGAAGCAGAGGCAGAGCCAGAGCCTAAAAAG gagactgaaagtgaagcTGAAGATAACCTTGATGACTTAGAAAAGCACCTGCGTGAAAAGGCCCTGAGATCAATGCGGAAGGCTCAAGTGTCCCCACAGTCTTAG
- the SRRM1 gene encoding serine/arginine repetitive matrix protein 1 isoform X15 — protein sequence MDAGFFRGTSAEQDNRFSNKQKKLLKQLKFAECLEKKVDMSKVNLEVIKPWITKRVTEILGFEDDVVIEFIFNQLEVKNPDSKMMQINLTGFLNGKNAREFMGELWPLLLSAQENIAGIPSAFLELKKEEIKQRQIEQEKLASMKKQDEDKDKRDKEEKESSREKRERSRSPRRRKSRSPSPRRRSSPVRRERKRSHSRSPRHRTKSRSPSPAPEKKEKTPELPEPSVKVKEPSVQEATSTSDILKVPKPEPVPEPKEPSPEKISKKEKEKEKTRPRSRSRSKSRSRSRSRSPSHTRPRRRHRSRSRSYSPRRRPSPRRRPSPRRRTPPRRMPPPPRHRRSRSPVRRRRSSASLSGSSSSSSSSRSRSPPKKPPKRTSSPPRKTRRLSPSASPPRRRHRPSPPATPPPKTRHSPTPQQSNRTRKSRVSVSPGRTSGKVTKHKGTEKRESPSPAPKPRKVELSESEEDKGGKMAAADSVQQRRQYRRQNQQSSSDSGSSSSSEDERPKRSHVKNGEVGRRRRHSPSRSASPSPRKRQKETSPRRRRRSPSPPPTRRRRSPSPAPPRRRRSPTPPPRRRTPSPPPRRRSPSPRRYSPPIQRRYSPSPPPKRRTASPPPPPKRRPSPSPPPKRRVSHSPPPKQRSSPVTKRRSPSLSSKHRKGSSPSRSTRETRSPQPNKRHSPSPRPRAPQTTSSPPPIRRGASSSPQRRQSPSPSTRPIRRVSRTPEPKKTKKAASPSPQSVRRVSSSRSVSGSPEPAPKKPQAPPSPVQSQSPSTNWSPAVPVKKAKSPTPSPSPARNSDQEVGGKKKKKKKDKKHKKEKKHKKHKKHKKEKAVAAAAAATVIPAAVAAPTTTTAQEEAEAEPEPKKETESEAEDNLDDLEKHLREKALRSMRKAQVSPQS from the exons AATCCAGACTCCAAAATGATGCAAATCAACCTGACTGGGTTTTTGAATGGAAAAAATGCTAGAGAATTTATGGGAGAACTGTGGCCCCTGCTGTTAAGTGCACAAGAAAACATTGCTGGAATTCCTTCTGCTTTCCTAGaactgaagaaggaagaaataaaacagagacAG ATTGAACAAGAAAAATTGGCATCTATGAAAAAGCAAGATGAAGACAAAGATAagagagataaagaagaaaaagaaagcagcagagaaaaaagggaaaggtCTCGAAGCCCAAGAAG ACGCAAATCCAGATCTCCTTCCCCTAGAAGACGATCTTCCCctgtcaggagagagagaaagcgcAGTCATTCTCGATCTCCCCGCCACAGAACCAAGAGCCGGAGTCCTTCCCCTGCTccagaaaagaaggagaaaactCCAGAGCTCCCAGAACCTTCAGTGAAAGTAAAAGAACCTTCAGTACAAGAAGCCACTTCTACTAG TGACATCCTGAAAGTTCCCAAGCCTGAACCTGTACCAGAACCTAAAGAACCTTCTccagaaaaaatttccaaaaaggaaaaggaaaaggagaagactCGGCCAAGATCTCGGTCACGTTCTAAATCAAGATCACGGTCCCGGTCCCGCTCTCCATCTCATACTCGACCTAGACGGCGCCATAGATCCCGATCAAG ATCATATTCACCTAGAAGGCGGCCAAGCCCAAGAAGGCGGCCTTCTCCTCGAAGAAGAACTCCACCAAGACGAATGCCTCCTCCGCCACGGCATAGAAGGAGTAGATCTCCAGTGAGACg AAGGCGCTCATCAGCATCCTTGTCTGGGAGTAGCTCATCGTCATCTTCGTCTCGTTCCCGGTCACCACCAAAGAAGCCTCCCAAGAGGACATCAAGTCCCCCTCGAAAAACTCGTAGGTTATCTCCTTCAGCAAGTCCTCCAAGGCGAAGGCACCGGCCTTCACCTCCAGCAACTCCACCACCAAAAACTCGACATTCCCCAACACCCCAGCAGTCAAACCGTACCAGAAAAAGTCGTGTTTCTGTCTCTCCTGGGAGAACTTCAGGTAAAG tgaCAAAACATAAAGGTACTGAGAAAAGAGAGTCTCCTTCACCAGCACCCAAGCCTAGAAAAGTAGAGTTATCTGAATCTG AAGAAGATAAAGGTGGCAAAATGGCAGCAGCAGACTCTGTACAGCAGAGACGCCAATACAGACGACAAAACCAGCAGTCTTCATCTG ACTCCggctcttcctcctcctcagaaGATGAGCGACCCAAGAGGTCCCATGTGAAGAACGGTGAGGTAGGCAGACGGCGGAGACATTCCCCTTCCCGGAGTGCCTCTCCATCACCACGAAAGCGCCAGAAAGAGACTTCCCCTCG TAGACGGAGGAGAAgtccctccccaccacccaccagAAGGCGACGTTCTCCTTCTCCGGCTCCTCCTCGGCGGCGCAGATCTCCCACACCACCACCACGACGAAG gactccttctcctcccccacgTCGGCGCTCACCTTCCCCAAGAAGATACTCTCCTCCAATACAGAGGAGATATTCTCCTTCTCCACCTCCAAAGAGAAGAACagcttctccccctccccctcctaaacGAAGGCCATCACCATCTCCACCGCCAAAGCGTAGGGTCTCCCATTCTCCACCTCCCAAACAAAGAAGTTCCCCAGTCACCAAGAGACGTTCACCTTCATTGTCATCAAAGCATAGAAAAGGGTCTTCCCCAAGCCGATCTACCAGGGAGACCCGATCTCCACAACCAAACAAAAGGCATTCGCCCTCACCACGGCCTCGAGCTCCTCAAACCACCTCAAGCCCTCCTCCCATTCGAAGAGGAGCATCATCATCACCCCAAAGAAGGCAGTCCCCATCTCCAAGTACTAGGCCCATTAGGAGAGTCTCCAGGACTCCGGAacccaaaaagacaaaaaa GGCTGCCTCACCAAGCCCTCAATCTGTAAGGAGGGTCTCATCCTCTCGATCTGTCTCAGGATCTCCTGAGCCAGCACCTAAAAAACCCCAGGCACCTCCATCTCCTGTCCAGTCTCAGTCACCTTCTACAAACTGGTCACCAGCAGTACCAGTCAAAAAGGCTAAAAGCCCAACACCAAGCCCATCTCCAGCAAGG AATTCGGACCAAGAAGTaggtggaaagaaaaagaagaaaaagaaggacaaGAAACATAAAAAGGAGAAGAAGCACAAGAAGCACAAAAAACACAAGAAGGAAAAGGCTGTAGCTGCAGCTGCTGCAGCTACTGTAATCCCTGCAGCGGTTGCTGCTCCCACAACTACAACAGCACAGGAAGAAGCAGAGGCAGAGCCAGAGCCTAAAAAG gagactgaaagtgaagcTGAAGATAACCTTGATGACTTAGAAAAGCACCTGCGTGAAAAGGCCCTGAGATCAATGCGGAAGGCTCAAGTGTCCCCACAGTCTTAG